The window TGGTAACGGGCGGAGCGGGTTATATCGGGTCACATGCCTGCAAAGCGCTTGCGAAAGCAGGTTATACCCCTGTTACATATGACAACCTGATCTATGGACATACCTGGGCGGTGAAATGGGGCCCTTTTGAAAAAGGGGATATTTTAGACAGGCAAAGACTTGATGCGGTTATCGAAAAGTACAAACCCGATGCGGTCATGCATTTTGCGGCCTTTGCGTATGTGGGGGAATCCGTTGAAAATCCCGGAAAATATTATCGGAACAATGTCGTCGGTTCATTGACAATTCTTGAAGCCATGCGCGACCACGGCATCCGGAATATTGTATTTTCGAGCACCTGCGCCGTCTATGGAAATCCTGAAACGGTTCCCATACCCGAAGACCATTCCACAAAGCCGATCAACCCTTACGGCGTCAGTAAGTTTACGGTTGAACGGATGCTGGAAGATTTTTCCAATATCCATGACATGGGATATGTCTCTTTGCGTTATTTCAATGCCGCCGGAGCCGATCCCGATGCGGAAATCGGAGAAGATCATGACCCGGAAACCCATTTGATACCCCTGGTCCTGGATGCGGCGGCAGGCAGAAGCGAAAACGTAAAAATTTTTGGGACCGATTACGATACGCCCGACGGCACCTGTATTCGGGATTATGTACATGTTTCCGATCTTGC of the Desulfobacterales bacterium genome contains:
- the galE gene encoding UDP-glucose 4-epimerase GalE — its product is MTNVLVTGGAGYIGSHACKALAKAGYTPVTYDNLIYGHTWAVKWGPFEKGDILDRQRLDAVIEKYKPDAVMHFAAFAYVGESVENPGKYYRNNVVGSLTILEAMRDHGIRNIVFSSTCAVYGNPETVPIPEDHSTKPINPYGVSKFTVERMLEDFSNIHDMGYVSLRYFNAAGADPDAEIGEDHDPETHLIPLVLDAAAGRSENVKIFGTDYDTPDGTCIRDYVHVSDLADAHVLALEYLKETGKSDSFNLGNGNGFSVREVIETAREIAGKNITAIESE